A stretch of Brassica napus cultivar Da-Ae chromosome C6, Da-Ae, whole genome shotgun sequence DNA encodes these proteins:
- the LOC106430703 gene encoding protein NUCLEAR FUSION DEFECTIVE 4, giving the protein MPNLVEKTGSRPPWVGLAAAAWVQIAAGTSSTFPLYSAALKSVLGFNQQQITILGVACDLGENLGLLPGYVSNKLPPWAMLLIGSTSCFLGYSVLWSSVNQIIHGLPFWLLFIALFFGTNSSSWFGTASLVTNMRNFPMSRGPVAGLIKGYIGLSGAAFTVIFSVLLHHSATNLLFFLMVGVPLLCLSLMYFVRPCVPATDNDPSEPVYFAFLLGSSILLAAYLVMTTVLNEVFTLPSILKYILLGGTVLFLMAPLAIPIKMTLFRSKRSLPDNLAKEEGEKEPLLIPSTSASNMGTLFEGEGDGDGASEMEILLAEGEGAVKKKRKPRRGEDFKVRQVFAKADFWLLWFAYFLGMGSGITVSNNLAQIGFAFGIKGTTILLCLFSFFNFCGRLASGAISEHFVRSKALPRTLWMGAAQLVMMFTFLLFSMAIDGTIYVATALVGIGMGFQYLSISTISELFGLKNFGINFNFILLGNPTGAAIFSALMAGHIYDREATKQGSSTCIGPDCYRVTFLVLAGLCGLGTLLSVILTVRIRPVYQALYASGSFRLQPQSNGH; this is encoded by the exons ATGCCGAACCTAGTGGAGAAAACGGGAAGCCGACCACCGTGGGTGGGGTTAGCTGCCGCCGCTTGGGTTCAGATAGCTGCTGGAACCAGTTCGACGTTCCCGCTGTACTCCGCCGCTCTCAAATCGGTTCTGGGGTTTAACCAGCAACAGATCACGATCCTCGGAGTCGCTTGTGATCTCGGTGAAAATTTGGGACTACTTCCAGGCTACGTGAGTAACAAGCTTCCTCCATGGGCGATGCTTCTCATCGGATCCACCTCTTGTTTCCTCGGTTACAGCGTTCTCTGGAGCTCCGTCAACCAAATCATCCATGGCTTGCCTTTCTGGCTG CTATTCATTGCTCTGTTTTTCGGCACCAATAGTAGCTCATGGTTCGGCACGGCATCTCTGGTGACCAATATGAGGAACTTTCCTATGAGCCGAGGCCCAGTTGCCGGACTCATCAAAGGGTATATTGGGCTCAGTGGTGCAGCATTCACCGTGATTTTCAGCGTCTTGCTTCACCACTCAGCTACCAATCTGCTCTTCTTTCTTATGGTTGGCGTTCCCCTTTTATGCTTATCTCTCATGTACTTCGTCCGCCCATGTGTTCCTGCTACCGACAATGACCCTTCTGAGCCTGTTTATTTCGCTTTTCTCCTCGGCTCTAGTATCCTCCTCGCTGCTTATCTTGTTATGACCACTGTGCTTAATGAGGTGTTTACACTGCCTAGCATCCTCAAATATATTCTTCTGGGGGGCACGGTCTTATTCTTGATGGCGCCTCTTGCGATCCCCATCAAGATGACACTATTCCGTTCCAAGAGATCTCTTCCGGACAATCTAGCCAAAGAGGAAGGTGAGAAAGAACCGTTGCTGATACCTTCTACATCAGCTTCAAACATGGGCACTCTCTTCGAAGGAGAGGGAGATGGAGACGGTGCCTCGGAGATGGAGATACTTTTGGCTGAAGGAGAAGGTGCGgttaagaagaagaggaagccaaGGAGAGGAGAGGACTTCAAGGTTCGCCAAGTCTTCGCCAAGGCAGACTTCTGGCTCCTTTGGTTTGCTTACTTCCTCGGCATGGGTTCAGGCATTACCGTCTCAAACAACTTGGCTCAGATCGGTTTTGCTTTTGGTATTAAAGGCACAACGATACTCCTCTGTCTCTTTAGCTTCTTCAACTTCTGTGGCCGTCTTGCTTCAGGTGCCATCTCTGAGCACTTTGTCAGGTCAAAGGCCCTTCCAAGAACGCTATGGATGGGAGCCGCGCAGCTGGTTATGATGTTCACGTTCCTCCTCTTCTCCATGGCCATCGACGGTACTATCTACGTGGCGACCGCTCTTGTCGGGATAGGCATGGGGTTTCAGTACTTGTCAATCTCCACCATCTCCGAGCTCTTTGGTCTTAAGAATTTTGGAATCAACTTCAACTTCATACTCTTGGGCAACCCCACAGGTGCGGCCATTTTCTCGGCACTTATGGCAGGACATATATACGACAGGGAAGCGACTAAGCAAGGGAGTTCTACGTGCATTGGTCCTGATTGCTACAGGGTAACGTTCTTGGTTCTAGCCGGTCTTTGTGGACTTGGCACTCTGCTCTCTGTTATTTTGACTGTGAGAATTAGGCCGGTTTATCAAGCTCTCTATGCTTCTGGCTCTTTCCGGTTGCAGCCGCAGTCAAATGGTCACTGA